From the genome of Lysinibacter sp. HNR:
AAAGCGGCCCATTATCCGGGGTGGCACAGGATCGCATGTACACGTAACGGCCATCGGTGATGTTTACGTGACCGCCGCTATTACCAAAGAGGCCAACCTCCCGCACCGGGGTATCCGACCTGATCGTTTCCCTCAGAGGAACACCCTGCATATCGGGAGTAGGTTCGATCCCAAAGAAGTCAAGCAGAGTGGGAGCAAAATCAATCGTCTGCACCAGAGAGCTTCGCCGCTCCCCCGCCACACCGGATCGTGGATCCCACACAAAGAGCGGGGTGTGAATATTCTCGTCGTACCAGGGTTGAACATTCTTTCCCCACCAATTGTGTTCGCCCAGCAGGAGACCGTGGTCGGTGCACACGATGAGCATGGTGTCATTCCACATGTTGTACTCATCCATGGCGTCAAGCACCCGCCCAAGCGAGTGATCGCACATACTGAGCAGCGCCAGATACTCGTTTTTGAGGTGTTCCACCTCGTTCGGATCCTCGATAACCCGACGATAGGCGGGCCAGTCAAAGTGACGTCCCTCGTAGTTTTCCTCGTAGAGTTGCCGATAGTTGTCGTAACTAAAGAACGGTTCGTGCGGATCAAAAGCCTCAATCTGCACAAACCAGCGATCCTCCTCTCGATTGGTCTTAATAAACTCCAGACCCGCATCAAACGTGCGGGTCTGTGGATGCTCAGACTCCCTCTTAAGGTACTGCCGATTTACCCAGTCCTGCCGCCACACCGCATCCCCGCGCGGAGCAACGGTCTCGGGGATTTCCGGGTCGGCAACGTGGCCCTTCCACGGATCTCCCTCTTGGCCACGGAAAAACTCAAAGCTGGAAAAACGGGAGTGATAGTTGGATCCGCCGTCACCCCAGTAGTGGCGATGATCGGTAACCAGGTGGGTGTAGACCCCGTTTTCTTTGAGGATCTGGGGTGCAGAATCGTCAAAAGGCTCAAGCGGACCCCAGGATCTATGCAAAAAGTTGTATCGCCCGGTATGCATTTCGCGACGAGCCGGAACGCACGGCATCGACCCCGCATAGCAATTGTCAAACAGTGTTGTGCGCTCCTGCAGCCGGGAAAAATGTGGTGCGTGCACCCGGTCGGCCCCGTAGGGCGGAAGCATCCGTCGGTTAAGCGTGTCGTACATTACAAGAATCGCCCTCACGGTAATCGACTCCCCTTTCGTGTGTTTGTTCCAGTCTCAAAGTTGTGTTCTCTAGTCCCGGGTTTTGTCCCGTATTCAAAGCTTTATCCTCGTGTATCGAGTGCTCTCTATCCTGGTTTTATTCCGCCCTAGTCATCGGCATCAACCTCCTGCCAGCGCGCCGCCACCACCTTGGGGTCGAGGCTGATTCTCTCCACCGCACGCTCCAGCACCCCCACCCCCACACTCGAAGAACCCGTTACCTCGGCACGCACGACAACCTGAGAGTTTTTAGCGGTCACCGTCTGAATCGAGTGCAGGCTAAACTCGGGGCGATTCACCGCCTGAAGCATAAGCGCCCGAATCCGAGGTTCACTCTTATCGTTGGTGCGCGCCTCCAGCATGAACTCTACGGTTTCGTTATCCGAAGACTCTGCGTGGGCGGGGTCGGCCGCGCGACGCGGCACCGTACGACTGTGCCGATTCACAAAGCGACCCAGCGGACGCATTAAAATATTGGAGCAAATCACGGCTATCGACCCAAACAGGGCAAGCCAATACATTCCGGCACCGGCCAAAGAACCCACCGCGGCCGAACACCAGAGTGTTGCCGCCGTGTTCAGACCACGAATATTCAGGCCCTCGCGCAGGATCACCCCCGCCCCCAAAAAGCCGATACCGGAAACAACCTGAGCCGCAACCCGAGTGGGGTCAGCGTTGCCCCCCGAAAAACCGTGGGAACCGATCATCACAAAGAGCGCAGCACCCCCGGCTACCAGGGCATTTGTGCGGATACCGGCCATTCGAGAAAGCCACTGTCGCTCTAGACCAATTGCCGCACCAAAGATCAGCGCGGCAATCACACGTACGCACAGCTCCACGGTTTCCAGGTCGAGATTCATTACAACACGGGCTCCGCATCCAACAGTTGCCTGCGCGCAACCCGCCGCTGCCGCTGCTCCTCGGGATCGGGAACAGGGGCCGACATCAACAATTGTCGCGTATAAGGATGATCCGGTCGGCTCGTCACCCGATCACTCTCCCCCACCTCAACAATCTTTCCCCGAAACATCACCGCAACCCGGTGGCTAATGTGCCGCACCACGGCAAGGTCGTGAGACACAAAAAGGTAAGAGACACCGGTGCGCTGCTGAATCTCAATGAGAAGATCAAGAACCCGGGCCTGGGTTGAGAGGTCGAGCGCCGACACGGGCTCGTCACAGACGATCAGCCGAGGACTAAGCGCGAGCGCCCGGGCAATCGCAACGCGCTGCCTCTGTCCGCCGGAGAATTCCCGGGGAAGCCGGTGCGCGGCATCCGGAGGTAACCCCACATCCACCAGGAGTTTCTCTACCCGCTCGTGTGCTTCCCTCCGCTGCACCCCCTGCGCCGTTAACGGCTCAGCAAGAATATCCCGAATTCTCATGGCCGGGTTGAGCGAGGTGTATGGGTCTTGAAAAACGACCTGAAGCTCGGCGGCCAACTCACGCCGGGCAACCTTTCCCAAGTGGGTGATATCGCGTCCCTCGTAGCGCACCGTTCCCGTTTTTACCGGGGTGAGGCCCAACACTGCCCTGCCCAGAGTGGTTTTCCCCGAGCCGGACTCACCCACCAGTCCCAGGCATTCTCCGGGGGCAATATCAATCGACACCTCGTGCAGCGCCTGAAAGGGAGGTTTACGAAAACCCTTGCTGGGATATTCAACCACCAGGTCACGCACTTCAAGCAGATTTTTGATCACCGCACACTCTCCTTCGGCTCATGCAACGGATCGGCACTGGGCAAATTGCGAGCCGACCCGGCATCAATCGACACACCATCAATGGCGGGCCGGGCCGGGCCTCCGTCGAGCACCGCATCAAGCAGAGCTTGCGTGTAGGGGTGCTGGGGTTCCATAAAAATGTCGGTCGCCGCACCCGCCTCCACCAGGTGTCCCCGTTGCATCACGGCAACCCTGTCGCAGAGATCGGCAACCACACCAAAGTTGTGGGTAACCAAGAGCATCGCCATGTTTTTCTCTTGCTGTAGTTCGCGGAGAATATCAAGAATCTCGGCCTGAACCGTCACGTCAAGGGCAGTCGTGGGTTCATCCGCAATGAGTAGTTCGGGGTCACCCGAGATCGCCCCCGCGATGAGAACCCGCTGGGCCATACCACCGGATATTTGGTGTGGGAACGAGTTAAACACGCGGCGTGGATCGGAAATCTCCACCGCTCGAAGCAGTTCCAGCGCGCGATCGGTAGCTTTCGCTCGGCTGAGCTTCTGCACCGACATCAGAGGTTCGATAAGCTGCGCCCCCACCCGAAAAGCCGGGTCCAGGTTACTCATCGGTTCCTGCGGAACGTAGGCGATACGGCGACCCCGTAGACTGGCCACCTGCTGCTTGGTTGCCCGAGCCAGATCCACCCCGTCAAAACGAATGGAACCGGATACAACACGGCCTCCGGAGGGAAGCAAACCCAGAATCGCAAACGCGGTTTGGCTCTTGCCCGAGCCGGACTCACCCACCAGGCCAAGAACCTCTCCCGCAGCAATACGTAAGGACACGCCATCGACCACCATCTTGGTTGTGTCGTCAGGCTGATCGTATCCCACCCAGAGGTTGTCGAGCGCCACAAGAGCATCGTCGGGACCCTCGGCTTGCAACCTCTCGGTGACCGTGATGGGGGAGGGCAAAGTAGCGTTTTGTACACTCTCGGCCCCCTCCACGGGAAGGGATATTGCCAGCGTGGGTGCCTCGTTTTGCCGACGGGTGGTCACCACAGCCACGTCCTCGAGGGCATCACGTATCGCATTACCCAGCAAAATACACGACCCCACAAAAAGACCGATGATCACACCGGGCCAGATCAGAAGGGCCGGTGCCGTGTAAAGTGCCAAAAACGCATCCTGCAGCATGCCACCCCAGGTTGGGGTGTTGGGGTCACCCAGCCCGATAAATTCGAGTCCGGCCTGGATCACCACGGCGATGCCCGCGGTAAACGCGGCCTGAATAATGATGGGAGCACGCACCACGCTCAGGATATGGCGCGAAATAATTCGGCGATCCCTGAGGCCAGACACCCTGGCGGCATCGACATAGAGCTCGTTTTTCACACCGATAACCAGCGTACGCACCAGACGGAAAAAGCTGGGAGCCACCATCACACCCAGCACGGCCATCGACATGAGTGTGTTGGGTCCCAACACTACAAAGAGGGCCACCAAAACAATCTTGGAGGGCAACACCAGGATGACATCCGATACCCAACCGGCAGAGAGGTCAAATCCGCCGCGAAAATACCCGGCGATAAGCCCGCTGGTTGCGCCCAGTACAAGCGCCACCACCACGGTAATGAGTGCTCCCAGTAGCGAGAGCTGCCCCGCAACCAACAGGCGACTGAAAACGTCACGCCCCGCCGCGTCTCCCCCGAGCAGAAATTCCGAGGTGAAGGGAGCAACATTTGCCAGGCTAATCTGTACGTGATCGGGCCGAAAGGGAGCAATCACGTTCGCAAATATGCTCACCAAAACAATCAGAAAAAGAACGATGAGGGGAATGAGACCAAACGGATTTCGCAGAATCTTCCGCAGCGTTCCGGCATGCGATGCCGTAACCGTACCAAAATCGATCTTTGCGGTTGACACCCCCGACTCACTCATGACACACGCACCTTTGGGTTGGCCCAGCCGGCGGCCACATCAATCAGAAGATTAACCACGATAACAATGACTGCAAGCATCATAACCACTCCCATGATGATGGGGACATCACTGCGCAGAGCCGCGTTAACGGCCAGCAATCCCAGTCCCGGTAGAGCAAAAACTTTTTCGATCACAACGGCCCCGCCGATCATCCCAATAAATTGCAGACTCAGGATGGTGAGGGTGGGAGGGGCGGCGTTCTTGAGCGTGTGCTTCAAGAGAACGGATCGCGTAGAGAGCCCCCGCGAGCGCAGCGTGCGGATATAGTCCTGCGAGAGAACGTCGATGACCGCGCCGCGAGTCTGCTGCGCGGCGGCGGCAATCCCCCCAATTACCAGGGCGGTTACCGGCAAAACTAGGGAGGCAAGCCAGCCTCCCACCGAAGCAGCCGGAGTGACGTATCCCGTCGCGGGAAGAATTCGCAGACCCACGGCAAAGAGCACCACCAAAACCATCGCGATCCAAAAGTTGGGCAAGGCTGCCCCCACAACCGAAACAATCTGAACCACACGATCAACCCACCCCCGCCGCACGGCGGCTATCACGCCAAAAGCCACGCTGAATGTCGCAACGATCACAATCGAGATCGTCACGAGCGAGAGGGTTACGGAAGCCCGGCTAAGCAGCGCCGACGACACCGACTCCGGGCTAAACCAGGATGTTCCGAGGTTACCTCGAAGCACCCCAGATACCCACTCGATGTACTGCGTGAGGAGCGGCTGGTCGAGTCCCAACTCCGTGGCCTTTGCAGCAACCTGCTGCGCATCGGCCTCCGGGCCCAGCACATTACGGGCAATATTGGCACCCCCGAGGTGCACCAAGCAGAAGGTGATGAAGGAGATCACCACGAGCAGAATCACCCCCGCACCGAGCCGTTTCAGGATGAAAGCAATCATGATTCATCTCTCCGTTACTTCGCGGGCGTAAAGTTTTGAATGTAGGGAACGATGCTTCCGGGCTGCTCCACCACGCTCGTTTGCGAGTCAAGAAGGAAGATATTGTCGCTGTACAGCCACACCCCAAACCACGCGTTGTCCACCAGGTAACGGCTCACCGCCTGATAGGCAGCGGGTTGGGAATCCTCCTCCGCTGCCTGTGCCGCCGCCATGAGCTCGGTGAGTTCCGGGGTGACGGTTTTTCCCGGGTTCCAGGCCCCCTCAACATCCACCATTTTTTGGATATCACGCCAGGGTTGTCCCGAGCTTCCGCCAAAGTAGGCCATGGGATATTCTCCGCCCATGATTTTGGGGGCAATTTGGTCGCCGGTGATTTTATCCCAGGTGACCCGGATGCCTATTTCTTCGAGTTGCTGCGAGATAAAAGGGAAAACATTCACGCCGGGATACTCGGGCATTGTTACGTCAAACCCGTCTGCGTATCCGGCCTCGACCATGAGCTGCCGTGCCCGCGCGGGGTCGTAATCGTAGTCATCGTCAAGGTCCGCAACATAGGCCTCACTCTGATTGTTAAAGATCTGTGTTGAGGTGTATCCGGCTCCGAGGAAGATCTTTTCCAGGGCGCTCTTCTTATCGATGGCGTAGTTAATGGCCTGCCGCACCCGAAGATCCGCCAGGGCAGGAATGGTCTCTCCGACGCGGTCAAAAATCATAAATCCCTGCCAGGTGATGGGGTTGCGGCTGAGATTAAGACCGCTTGATTCGGCCTCCTCCAGGATGGTGGAGTCTGCCACAGCACCGTTAATCTGTCCCGATTTAAGCGCGTTTACCCGAGCGGTCAAGTCTTCCATGGGCTTGACCACGATGGAGTCGTAGGGGTACGCCTCCGCGTTCCAGTACGACGGATTTCGCGAGTACGCATACTGGCTTCCGATGATCGTCTGAGTCTTATCAAGAACGTAGGGGCCGGAGCCCACCGGATTTGCCGCAAGATCCTCATTATCCAGGGCATCGGGGGAGGCCATCGCTCCGGCAACCAGGCAGAGGTAGTAGGTAAACGCGGGATCTGGAGCGGAGAGGGATATCTCTACCGTCTGAGCATCCAGAACCGTCACGTCAGAAACATTTTTAACCATGTAGACACTGACACCGGTGCCCGATTGGAGGTGCTCAATGTTTGCTTTAACCGCCTCGGCGTTAAACTCGGCACCGTCACTAAAGGTGATTCCAGGGCGTAGCGTAAGTGTAAGCTTTGTACGACCCTCATCATACTCGTAGCTGGTCGCCATGTTGGGTGTGATCTCGCCCTCGGGCGTGAACTTCAGAAGGGTGTCGTAGACCGGTTGCCAGTAGAGAACATGCACACCCGTATCAAGCTCTCCCGTATCGTACGAGGCCAGATCCCGGGAATTGGCCAGGGTGAGTGTTCCCCCGCCCTCAGGCGGTGCATCCGATCCGGCACATCCGCTCAAAGCCACCGTTACGGCAGCCACAGTTGTTAGGATTGCTGATCTTAAAACCCATTTCTTCACAGGTCGACCTCCTCGTCGATAGTAGTAATCACCACTCGCGCAAACCCTTATACAGCGCACAAAAGCAGCAGAGTAAACAGATATTTTGGTCACGAGTCTGCTCGTTTGACCGGTGTGGGTGCCTGTCGCTGGGTTTTCCTCGGCGGTAACTAAAACTGCGACTGGTTCACCGTGCCCTTAAACCTAGCGTGCGCTCGGTTGGCTGTCAATAGGAAATGGCACTACCATCAAGAGAGTGTCCCTCGCAGCGAAAAACCACACCCTTGCACGCCAGGACTTCAAGGAATAAACCATGACACAAGAGCCTCACCCTCACTCGAAAGTCGAACGCCACAGCCCCCGCGGTGATGCCCGCCGCCGAGCCATACTCGACTCTGCAACTCGCCTCTTCTCCGAAAACGGTTTTCACGTTGCCACAATCGCCGAGATCGCAGAGGATGTTGGGATCTCTCAGGCCGGACTCCTCCACCACTTTCCCTCAAAAAGCTCCCTGCTGCTCGCCGTCCTGCGCGAACGCGACGAGCGAAGCCCCCGGGCCATCGAGCTTAATGCGACATCGGGGGCTCAATACCTTCAAACCTTTTGTGGGATGCTGCGAGATCACGAGAAAACACCCGCTCTCATGAAACTCAACGCCCTTCTCTCCGGGGAGAGCCTCTCCGATGAGCATCCCGCCCAGGAATGGTTTCGCACCAGTTATGTTCAACGAATCGAGAGCATGAGGATGGCCCTCACCAAAATCATCAACACGACAAAGCTCCCGCCCGGAACCACGATCGAAACCGTGGCGCGCTGGATTGTCGCCCTCGCAGACGGTATGCGCTACCAGTGGCTTCTTGAGGATACAAGCTTTAGCCGAGCCGACAGTATCATGCAGTTTCTTGAACTCCTCAGACCGTCTTTTTACGATCCCCAGCTTGATCTTCAACACGAGCCCGGGAGGGAAGAAACGGGGCTGTAGGGGAGAAAACCCAGATTTTCTCTCCACTCTCGATGTGCGGCAAAGACCCGCCCACAATTTGTAATCGTACAGAGTAAATCAAACGCTCACAAAACATGGATGGCGAGGAACCCCCTAGGGAACCTCGCCATCCTCATTCTATTTTATACGAAGAAAGTCTATTTCTTCTTGTCCGAAATAACCTGGAGGGTAATAGTTGCATTAATGTCATCACGGAGACGAACAGTTGCAGTGTACTCGCCGGTAGTTTTAATCGCGGTTGGAATCTCAATCTTGCGTTTGTCCAGCTCGGCCACACCGGCCTCTTTTACCGCGTCGGCAATATGAACAGTCTTCACAGAACCAAAGAGACGGCCACCCGTTCCAGTCTTTACCGCAAGACGCACCTTGGCAGCTTCGAGTTTTGCCTTGATGTCCTGGGCCTCCTCAATGGTTGCCAGCTCGCGAGCGGCGCGAGCGGCGCGGATCTGCTCAACCTGCTTTTCACCACCGCGGGTCCACGCAACAGCAAAACCCTGAGGGAAAAGGTAGTTGCGCGCATAACCATTCTTGACCTCAAGAACATCTCCGGGTTCACCGAGTCCGGTAACCTCGTGAGTCAGAATAATCTTTGACATGTGACTAACTCCTAACGGCCAGAACCGGCGTAGGGAAGAAGTGCCATTTCGCGGGCGTTTTTAACGGCCTTAGCGATGAGACGCTGCTCCTGAACGGATACGCCAGTGATTCGGCGCGCGCGAATTTTTCCGCGCTCAGAGACAAATTTACGAAGCGTGGCAACATCCTTGTAGTCGATGACGCCAACCGTGATGGATTTTGCGGGAGCGATGGGCTTTACACCCTTACCGCCGCGGCCACCCTGCTTGCGGTTTCCACCGCTTGACTTTCCAGCCATGGTATTCCTAACTTTCTTAATAATTCTTGTGTGGTGCTGAACTCACGTCAGCGAAACTAACGATCAAAACGGTGCGTCGGCACCGTCAAAGCTCGCGCCGGGGTTTGCCCAACCGTCGTTAGAGGTTTGTGGTGCCGGTGCGGCCGCCCAGGGTTCGCTCGCTGCGTTACCCATCTGCGCCTGTCCGCCACCCATAGCCCCGCGAGACTGCGTGCGAGTGATGCTCGCGGTTGCGTAACGCAAGCTTGGACCGATCTCATCAACATCGATCTCCATGCTGGTGCGCTTTTCACCCTCTTTTGTCTCGTAGGAACGCTGCTTCAAGCGACCCGTGGCAATAACCCGGGAACCCTTGGTGAGTGAACTCGCTACATGCTCCGCAAACTCGCGCCACACGCTCGCGCGAAGAAACAGGGCCTCGCCATCTTTCCACTCGTTCGACTGGCGATCAAAACTACGCGGAGTCGAAGCAATGGTAAACGTGGCCAGGGCAATACCGCTCTGGGTATAGCGCAACTCGGGATCAGCGGTGAGGTTTCCCACCACGGTGATGATCGTTTCGCCTGCCATGAGCCTAAGCGTCCTGTTTTACGTCTGTCTGCGCGGGCTTTTTCTTGGCGCGAGCGGCCTTGGCCGACTCACGTTCTTTCTGCTTGGCGCGCTGAGCAATACCCTCATCCGCACGAATAATCTTGGTGCGGAGCACGGCCTCGCTCAGGCCAAGCTGACGGTCAAGCTCGCTGCTTGCATCAGGGGTTGCGGTGAAGTCAACAACGGCGTAAATACCCTCTGACTTCTTCATAATTTCGTAAGCGAGACGGCGCTTACCCCAGATATCGATATTTTCGACGCTACCACCACTCTGGGTAATAACAGCGAGGAATTTATCCAGGCTCGTCGGTACGGTACGCTCATCCACTTCTGGATCGAGAATGACCATAAGTTCGTATTGGTGCATTACTAACCCACCTCCTTCGGACTTAACGGTTGCAGACGGTCTGCAACAGGAGGGTCTATACACATCGCGCACGCTCAAGAGAGCGGGCAACTTAGCCATAATAGCGCATTTTCCTGCCCACACCTAGTGCTGCCGAAAACGCTCCACCCGATCGATCACCTGGCGCTGACCCCCCGAGTGCACCAGGCTGTCCCCCTCGACCGTGAGCTGGGTCTGGTGGGCACGCAGCGCAGCCACTTTTTGTTCAAAAACCGGCTCCACATCCACCTCGTAATCGACCCGCTCCGACGATGTTGCGGGGATCACCATATAAAAGGGGACATCCAGCTCGGAAGCGAGCACAGCAGCAATCCGATGGCAGCGAATGTGATCGGGATGCCCGTACCCACCACGCTCGTCGTAGCTCACAATCGCGTCAGGATAGGTTTCCCGCGCAACCAGGCGTGCGTCATCAAGCACCTCTTCAAAGGGAACCTTACAAAAGGCATCGGCGGGAGAATTGGGATCGGCGATCGCAAAACCATCACTCCCCCACTGCATACCCGAGTCACGATACTCTCTAGGGCTCTTGCCGCTGGCCCTCGCCT
Proteins encoded in this window:
- a CDS encoding single-stranded DNA-binding protein, with amino-acid sequence MAGETIITVVGNLTADPELRYTQSGIALATFTIASTPRSFDRQSNEWKDGEALFLRASVWREFAEHVASSLTKGSRVIATGRLKQRSYETKEGEKRTSMEIDVDEIGPSLRYATASITRTQSRGAMGGGQAQMGNAASEPWAAAPAPQTSNDGWANPGASFDGADAPF
- a CDS encoding TetR/AcrR family transcriptional regulator codes for the protein MTQEPHPHSKVERHSPRGDARRRAILDSATRLFSENGFHVATIAEIAEDVGISQAGLLHHFPSKSSLLLAVLRERDERSPRAIELNATSGAQYLQTFCGMLRDHEKTPALMKLNALLSGESLSDEHPAQEWFRTSYVQRIESMRMALTKIINTTKLPPGTTIETVARWIVALADGMRYQWLLEDTSFSRADSIMQFLELLRPSFYDPQLDLQHEPGREETGL
- the rpsF gene encoding 30S ribosomal protein S6, with the protein product MHQYELMVILDPEVDERTVPTSLDKFLAVITQSGGSVENIDIWGKRRLAYEIMKKSEGIYAVVDFTATPDASSELDRQLGLSEAVLRTKIIRADEGIAQRAKQKERESAKAARAKKKPAQTDVKQDA
- a CDS encoding ATP-binding cassette domain-containing protein, whose amino-acid sequence is MIKNLLEVRDLVVEYPSKGFRKPPFQALHEVSIDIAPGECLGLVGESGSGKTTLGRAVLGLTPVKTGTVRYEGRDITHLGKVARRELAAELQVVFQDPYTSLNPAMRIRDILAEPLTAQGVQRREAHERVEKLLVDVGLPPDAAHRLPREFSGGQRQRVAIARALALSPRLIVCDEPVSALDLSTQARVLDLLIEIQQRTGVSYLFVSHDLAVVRHISHRVAVMFRGKIVEVGESDRVTSRPDHPYTRQLLMSAPVPDPEEQRQRRVARRQLLDAEPVL
- a CDS encoding sulfatase, which produces MRAILVMYDTLNRRMLPPYGADRVHAPHFSRLQERTTLFDNCYAGSMPCVPARREMHTGRYNFLHRSWGPLEPFDDSAPQILKENGVYTHLVTDHRHYWGDGGSNYHSRFSSFEFFRGQEGDPWKGHVADPEIPETVAPRGDAVWRQDWVNRQYLKRESEHPQTRTFDAGLEFIKTNREEDRWFVQIEAFDPHEPFFSYDNYRQLYEENYEGRHFDWPAYRRVIEDPNEVEHLKNEYLALLSMCDHSLGRVLDAMDEYNMWNDTMLIVCTDHGLLLGEHNWWGKNVQPWYDENIHTPLFVWDPRSGVAGERRSSLVQTIDFAPTLLDFFGIEPTPDMQGVPLRETIRSDTPVREVGLFGNSGGHVNITDGRYVYMRSCATPDNGPLFDYTLMPMHMSSLFSPEELRDAELVPPFDFTKDVRVLKVPAFTFGSPYVYGTLLFDLEEDPQQENPLRDAQLERRMATLLVEAMRFSDAPVEQFQRLGLPAEGEVGDEHLLIEKQWEQVERSREPVLRFEDFSEGSPVVTRTLGELLDNEQTKNSVLKAIPFLDNAFLMRMAAAMTLVEIAAMKADLPRETLEDLDRELSALLG
- a CDS encoding ABC transporter permease, whose translation is MIAFILKRLGAGVILLVVISFITFCLVHLGGANIARNVLGPEADAQQVAAKATELGLDQPLLTQYIEWVSGVLRGNLGTSWFSPESVSSALLSRASVTLSLVTISIVIVATFSVAFGVIAAVRRGWVDRVVQIVSVVGAALPNFWIAMVLVVLFAVGLRILPATGYVTPAASVGGWLASLVLPVTALVIGGIAAAAQQTRGAVIDVLSQDYIRTLRSRGLSTRSVLLKHTLKNAAPPTLTILSLQFIGMIGGAVVIEKVFALPGLGLLAVNAALRSDVPIIMGVVMMLAVIVIVVNLLIDVAAGWANPKVRVS
- a CDS encoding dipeptide/oligopeptide/nickel ABC transporter permease/ATP-binding protein, encoding MSESGVSTAKIDFGTVTASHAGTLRKILRNPFGLIPLIVLFLIVLVSIFANVIAPFRPDHVQISLANVAPFTSEFLLGGDAAGRDVFSRLLVAGQLSLLGALITVVVALVLGATSGLIAGYFRGGFDLSAGWVSDVILVLPSKIVLVALFVVLGPNTLMSMAVLGVMVAPSFFRLVRTLVIGVKNELYVDAARVSGLRDRRIISRHILSVVRAPIIIQAAFTAGIAVVIQAGLEFIGLGDPNTPTWGGMLQDAFLALYTAPALLIWPGVIIGLFVGSCILLGNAIRDALEDVAVVTTRRQNEAPTLAISLPVEGAESVQNATLPSPITVTERLQAEGPDDALVALDNLWVGYDQPDDTTKMVVDGVSLRIAAGEVLGLVGESGSGKSQTAFAILGLLPSGGRVVSGSIRFDGVDLARATKQQVASLRGRRIAYVPQEPMSNLDPAFRVGAQLIEPLMSVQKLSRAKATDRALELLRAVEISDPRRVFNSFPHQISGGMAQRVLIAGAISGDPELLIADEPTTALDVTVQAEILDILRELQQEKNMAMLLVTHNFGVVADLCDRVAVMQRGHLVEAGAATDIFMEPQHPYTQALLDAVLDGGPARPAIDGVSIDAGSARNLPSADPLHEPKESVR
- a CDS encoding PIG-L family deacetylase — translated: MSVSSARNDLRPVADILDAQRVLFIHAHPDDETIATGGTIALLVARGANVTVLTSNRGEGGEVVAGNLSSLEGTEELGPYRAGEVLNAMAALGVTDQRFLGSAEARASGKSPREYRDSGMQWGSDGFAIADPNSPADAFCKVPFEEVLDDARLVARETYPDAIVSYDERGGYGHPDHIRCHRIAAVLASELDVPFYMVIPATSSERVDYEVDVEPVFEQKVAALRAHQTQLTVEGDSLVHSGGQRQVIDRVERFRQH
- a CDS encoding ABC transporter substrate-binding protein, with product MKKWVLRSAILTTVAAVTVALSGCAGSDAPPEGGGTLTLANSRDLASYDTGELDTGVHVLYWQPVYDTLLKFTPEGEITPNMATSYEYDEGRTKLTLTLRPGITFSDGAEFNAEAVKANIEHLQSGTGVSVYMVKNVSDVTVLDAQTVEISLSAPDPAFTYYLCLVAGAMASPDALDNEDLAANPVGSGPYVLDKTQTIIGSQYAYSRNPSYWNAEAYPYDSIVVKPMEDLTARVNALKSGQINGAVADSTILEEAESSGLNLSRNPITWQGFMIFDRVGETIPALADLRVRQAINYAIDKKSALEKIFLGAGYTSTQIFNNQSEAYVADLDDDYDYDPARARQLMVEAGYADGFDVTMPEYPGVNVFPFISQQLEEIGIRVTWDKITGDQIAPKIMGGEYPMAYFGGSSGQPWRDIQKMVDVEGAWNPGKTVTPELTELMAAAQAAEEDSQPAAYQAVSRYLVDNAWFGVWLYSDNIFLLDSQTSVVEQPGSIVPYIQNFTPAK
- the rplI gene encoding 50S ribosomal protein L9, with the protein product MSKIILTHEVTGLGEPGDVLEVKNGYARNYLFPQGFAVAWTRGGEKQVEQIRAARAARELATIEEAQDIKAKLEAAKVRLAVKTGTGGRLFGSVKTVHIADAVKEAGVAELDKRKIEIPTAIKTTGEYTATVRLRDDINATITLQVISDKKK
- the rpsR gene encoding 30S ribosomal protein S18 — protein: MAGKSSGGNRKQGGRGGKGVKPIAPAKSITVGVIDYKDVATLRKFVSERGKIRARRITGVSVQEQRLIAKAVKNAREMALLPYAGSGR
- a CDS encoding MgtC/SapB family protein, whose protein sequence is MNLDLETVELCVRVIAALIFGAAIGLERQWLSRMAGIRTNALVAGGAALFVMIGSHGFSGGNADPTRVAAQVVSGIGFLGAGVILREGLNIRGLNTAATLWCSAAVGSLAGAGMYWLALFGSIAVICSNILMRPLGRFVNRHSRTVPRRAADPAHAESSDNETVEFMLEARTNDKSEPRIRALMLQAVNRPEFSLHSIQTVTAKNSQVVVRAEVTGSSSVGVGVLERAVERISLDPKVVAARWQEVDADD